A part of Roseitalea porphyridii genomic DNA contains:
- a CDS encoding putative bifunctional diguanylate cyclase/phosphodiesterase, translating into MLAFCAAALLVLAGTPALAQANEPISIDRDDTALDLTEAVTIYRDRGGAFRVSTAPDAEGIVRTIEVQAVNEETAGDWAVLVLTNTSDVQIDRLLVAPRFRLVDSGLFWPDLGAQRIVSFTPSAGFSLDRIEDPHADIFAITLDPGAVITLVAELASPSLPQLYLWEEDAYRDIVNSYSLYHGIVLGIAGLLALFLTILFVVRGTATFPAAAALAWAILAYVSIDFGFVSQFGVLATDAIRTWRAMAEVAVVATLGLFLFTHLSLDRWSDRMRWGALIWLLGIGALAALVGYDPAVAAGIARLALAATAAFGLALIIVLSLRGFDKAIMLIPAWSLLLAWVAAGWMTITGQVDNDIIQPALAGGLVLVMLLIGFTILQSAFSGGAFHENLFSNVELQALAVTGSGGIVWDWDVGRDRLTTTPNLGVQLGLGPTALQGPAKNWLRHVHADDRENFRAALDAVVEKRRGKIDLVLRMRTGETQHAWYRISARPVIGADGSVIRCIGTATDVSAQKRAEERLLHDAVHDNLTGLPNRELFFDRIRTAVSLAAAGSGVRPTVFIVDIDRFKEVNESVGMNAGDTLLITVARRLKRQLRNEDTLARIGGDQFGIVLVSETEPSEIASFAEAVKKTVKTPISFAEREIVLTPSVGLATWSPECRRGEELFKDTELALHQAKRFGGDRVEPFRPAFRDGSANVVQMEADLHRAIERGQISLVYQPIIRADTGDVAGFEALMRWNHPRRGDVPPSEFITIAERSDLIGDLGAHALEMAAMQLMEWETALPDAPVFVSVNVSSHQLVRRDFTNQVAGILARHPQRTHTLRIEITETSLMQNPEQNVRVLERVKALGVDLALDDFGTGYSSLSYLSRFPFDVLKIDRSFMQPVSTGRDALLKSIVDMAHALSLTVVAEGVEDEDDRALLAEMGADYLQGFITGQPLDPEAAAALVARQVPAVSGNDQAAE; encoded by the coding sequence ATGCTGGCATTCTGCGCCGCCGCGCTTCTCGTGCTGGCAGGTACGCCCGCCCTTGCCCAGGCAAACGAACCGATCTCGATCGACCGCGACGACACGGCGCTCGACCTGACCGAGGCGGTGACGATCTACCGCGACCGGGGCGGCGCGTTCCGCGTTTCGACCGCGCCCGACGCCGAAGGCATCGTCCGCACGATCGAGGTGCAGGCCGTCAACGAGGAAACCGCCGGCGACTGGGCGGTGCTCGTCCTGACCAACACCTCGGACGTCCAGATCGACCGGCTGCTGGTCGCGCCCCGCTTCAGGCTCGTCGATTCGGGCCTGTTCTGGCCCGATCTTGGCGCCCAGCGAATCGTCTCGTTCACCCCCAGTGCCGGCTTCTCGCTCGACCGTATCGAGGACCCGCACGCCGACATCTTCGCGATCACGCTCGACCCGGGCGCGGTGATCACGCTGGTCGCCGAACTGGCCTCGCCCAGCCTGCCGCAGCTCTATCTGTGGGAAGAGGATGCCTATCGCGACATCGTCAATTCCTATTCGCTCTACCACGGCATCGTGCTGGGGATCGCCGGCCTTTTGGCGCTGTTCCTGACGATCCTGTTCGTCGTACGCGGCACCGCCACCTTCCCGGCGGCGGCCGCGCTGGCCTGGGCGATCCTCGCCTATGTGTCGATCGATTTCGGCTTCGTCAGCCAGTTCGGTGTGCTCGCCACCGACGCGATCCGGACCTGGCGCGCCATGGCCGAGGTCGCCGTGGTCGCCACGCTCGGCCTGTTCCTGTTCACGCACCTGAGCCTCGACCGGTGGAGCGACCGGATGCGCTGGGGCGCGCTGATCTGGCTGCTTGGCATCGGCGCCCTCGCTGCGCTCGTCGGCTACGACCCTGCCGTCGCCGCGGGCATCGCCCGGCTGGCGCTTGCCGCGACGGCGGCGTTCGGTCTTGCGCTGATCATCGTTCTGAGCCTTCGCGGCTTCGACAAGGCGATCATGCTGATACCGGCATGGTCGCTGCTGCTGGCCTGGGTCGCCGCCGGCTGGATGACGATCACCGGACAGGTCGACAATGACATCATCCAGCCCGCGCTCGCCGGCGGGCTCGTCCTCGTCATGCTGCTGATCGGCTTCACGATCCTGCAGAGCGCCTTTTCGGGCGGCGCCTTCCACGAGAACCTGTTCTCGAACGTCGAGTTGCAGGCGCTGGCCGTGACCGGCTCGGGCGGCATCGTCTGGGACTGGGACGTGGGCCGCGACCGGCTGACGACAACGCCCAATCTGGGCGTCCAGCTCGGCCTGGGCCCTACAGCGCTTCAGGGGCCGGCCAAGAACTGGCTGCGACACGTGCACGCCGACGATCGCGAGAACTTCCGCGCCGCGCTCGATGCGGTGGTCGAAAAACGGCGCGGCAAGATCGATCTGGTCCTGCGCATGCGCACCGGCGAAACCCAGCATGCCTGGTACCGCATTTCGGCGCGCCCGGTGATCGGTGCGGACGGTTCGGTGATCCGCTGCATCGGCACGGCGACCGACGTCAGCGCGCAGAAGCGGGCCGAGGAGAGACTGCTGCACGATGCGGTGCACGACAATCTGACGGGCCTGCCGAACCGGGAGCTGTTCTTCGACCGCATCCGCACGGCCGTGTCGCTGGCGGCCGCCGGCAGCGGCGTGCGCCCGACCGTGTTCATCGTCGATATCGACCGGTTCAAGGAGGTCAACGAGAGCGTCGGCATGAATGCCGGTGACACGCTGCTGATCACCGTCGCACGGCGCCTGAAGCGCCAGTTGCGCAACGAGGACACGCTGGCGCGGATCGGCGGCGACCAGTTCGGCATCGTGCTCGTCTCGGAAACCGAACCGTCGGAGATCGCCTCGTTCGCCGAAGCGGTCAAGAAGACGGTGAAGACGCCGATCAGCTTCGCCGAGCGCGAGATCGTGCTCACGCCCTCGGTCGGGCTTGCGACATGGTCGCCCGAGTGCCGGCGCGGCGAGGAACTGTTCAAGGACACCGAACTGGCCCTTCACCAGGCCAAGCGCTTCGGCGGCGACCGCGTCGAGCCGTTCCGTCCCGCCTTCCGCGACGGCAGCGCCAATGTCGTGCAGATGGAGGCGGACCTGCACCGGGCGATCGAGCGGGGGCAGATTTCGCTCGTCTACCAGCCGATCATCCGTGCCGACACCGGCGATGTCGCCGGGTTCGAGGCGCTGATGCGCTGGAACCACCCACGGCGCGGCGACGTGCCGCCCTCGGAATTCATCACGATCGCCGAACGGTCGGACCTGATCGGCGATCTGGGCGCGCATGCGCTGGAGATGGCGGCGATGCAACTGATGGAATGGGAGACGGCGCTGCCCGACGCGCCGGTCTTCGTGTCGGTCAACGTCTCAAGCCACCAGCTCGTGCGGCGCGACTTCACCAATCAGGTCGCCGGCATCCTGGCGCGGCATCCGCAGCGCACGCACACGCTGCGCATCGAGATCACCGAGACCTCGCTGATGCAGAACCCCGAACAGAACGTGCGCGTTCTCGAGCGGGTCAAGGCGCTTGGCGTCGATCTGGCGCTCGACGATTTCGGCACCGGCTATTCGTCGCTGTCCTACCTGTCGCGGTTTCCGTTCGACGTGCTGAAGATCGACCGGTCCTTCATGCAGCCGGTCTCGACCGGACGGGACGCTCTGCTCAAGTCGATCGTCGACATGGCCCATGCCCTTTCCCTGACCGTCGTCGCCGAGGGCGTCGAAGACGAGGACGACAGGGCCCTGCTCGCCGAGATGGGCGCGGACTATCTGCAGGGCTTCATCACCGGCCAGCCGCTCGATCCGGAGGCCGCCGCCGCGCTCGTCGCCCGGCAGGTACCGGCCGTCAGCGGCAACGATCAGGCGGCCGAGTAG
- a CDS encoding YqgE/AlgH family protein, with product MNMLKQRDQRSETGQFEGRFLVAMPGMNTSIFAESVVYLCAHSEEGAMGFLLNKPATITLSELIGHTEFGKAMALDTATVDRAAGPVRIGGPVDEHRGFVLHSGDYSIDTTIPVSDTIFLTSTVEILKSIVAGHGPHQAAVALGYAGWGAGQLEREIRDNAWLTMDADPEIVFAHNHDDKYPALIDRLGIGAANFIAEGGRA from the coding sequence ATGAACATGCTCAAGCAGCGCGATCAACGTTCCGAGACCGGCCAGTTCGAGGGCCGGTTCCTCGTCGCCATGCCGGGCATGAACACGTCGATCTTCGCCGAGTCGGTTGTCTATCTGTGCGCCCACAGCGAGGAGGGCGCGATGGGCTTTCTGCTCAACAAGCCCGCCACGATCACCCTTTCGGAGCTGATCGGCCACACCGAGTTCGGCAAGGCGATGGCGCTCGACACGGCAACCGTCGACCGGGCGGCGGGGCCGGTGCGCATCGGCGGACCGGTCGACGAGCATCGCGGGTTCGTGCTGCATTCGGGCGACTATTCGATCGACACCACGATCCCGGTCTCCGACACGATCTTCCTGACGTCCACCGTCGAGATCCTCAAGTCGATCGTCGCCGGACACGGGCCGCATCAGGCGGCCGTGGCGCTGGGTTATGCCGGCTGGGGCGCCGGGCAGCTCGAACGCGAGATTCGCGACAATGCCTGGCTGACGATGGATGCCGACCCGGAGATCGTCTTCGCCCACAATCATGACGACAAATATCCGGCCCTGATCGATCGTCTGGGGATCGGCGCGGCCAACTTCATCGCAGAGGGCGGCCGGGCCTGA
- a CDS encoding GNAT family N-acetyltransferase produces MFAFSSRGNAGAVIEGGAVHLRHPELSDHEQWSRLRAASAQFLRPWEPVWPRDDLTRPAFRARLRRYGAEIRAGTGYPFFIVRNSDEALLGGITLGNIRRGVAQNGQIGYWIGERFSGNGYMSEAVGLVCEFAFARSGLHRLEAACIPDNGRSIRLLEKNGFEREGVLRAYLKINGQWRDHVLYARINPMHEDNARRAHTD; encoded by the coding sequence ATGTTCGCATTTTCCAGTCGCGGAAATGCCGGCGCGGTCATCGAGGGCGGGGCCGTTCACCTGCGCCACCCCGAACTGTCGGACCACGAGCAATGGTCGCGTCTGCGCGCGGCGAGCGCTCAGTTCCTGCGTCCGTGGGAGCCGGTCTGGCCCCGCGACGACCTGACGCGGCCGGCCTTTCGAGCGCGCCTGCGGCGCTATGGCGCCGAAATCCGAGCCGGCACGGGCTATCCCTTCTTCATCGTGCGCAATTCCGACGAGGCGCTGCTGGGCGGGATCACGCTGGGCAACATCAGGCGCGGGGTCGCCCAGAACGGACAGATCGGCTACTGGATCGGCGAACGGTTCTCCGGCAACGGCTACATGAGCGAAGCGGTCGGGCTGGTGTGCGAGTTCGCCTTCGCGCGATCGGGTCTGCACCGCCTTGAAGCTGCCTGCATTCCGGACAATGGCAGGTCGATCCGGCTCCTGGAGAAGAACGGATTTGAACGCGAAGGCGTGCTGCGCGCCTATCTGAAGATCAACGGCCAGTGGCGCGACCATGTCCTTTACGCGCGCATCAACCCGATGCACGAAGACAACGCCCGCCGAGCCCACACGGATTGA
- a CDS encoding HAD family hydrolase, translated as MTIRHIVFDIGKVLIHYDPELPYRRIIPDAERRTWFLANVCTSDWNLEQDRGRPWDDAEAELIAAHPDWETEIRAFRAHWHEMVPHAYDGTVSILLGLIEEGRDITFLTNFAADTFVEAQELYPFLKAGRGVTVSGRVRVIKPDPAIYDLHTRTFDLDPEATLFIDDNADNVDAARAFGWNAVRFENAEALQADLQRFDLRLD; from the coding sequence ATGACCATCCGCCATATCGTCTTCGACATCGGCAAGGTGCTGATCCATTACGATCCCGAACTTCCCTACCGGAGGATCATCCCAGACGCGGAAAGGCGGACCTGGTTTCTGGCCAATGTGTGCACATCCGACTGGAACCTCGAACAGGATCGCGGGCGGCCGTGGGACGATGCGGAAGCCGAACTGATCGCGGCCCATCCGGACTGGGAGACGGAAATCCGTGCCTTCCGCGCGCACTGGCACGAAATGGTGCCGCACGCCTATGACGGCACGGTCTCCATCCTGCTCGGCCTCATCGAGGAGGGGCGCGACATCACCTTCCTGACCAATTTCGCCGCCGACACGTTCGTCGAGGCGCAGGAACTCTATCCGTTCCTGAAGGCCGGACGCGGCGTGACGGTTTCGGGCCGGGTTCGCGTCATCAAGCCGGATCCGGCCATATACGATCTTCACACGCGGACATTCGATCTCGACCCCGAGGCAACGCTGTTCATCGACGACAATGCCGACAATGTCGATGCGGCCCGGGCATTCGGATGGAACGCCGTGCGGTTCGAAAACGCCGAAGCGCTGCAGGCGGACCTGCAGCGCTTCGATCTTCGCCTGGATTGA
- a CDS encoding peroxiredoxin has product MTIAIGDKLPEMTLKTVDADGPANVETPDIFGGKTVVLFAVPGAFTPTCTLNHLPGYLDNRDEILSKGVDAIAVVSVNDPFVMKAWAEQSGGMDKIGFLADWDGAFTRAIGMDADLSAAGLGVRTKRYSMLVEDGVVKSLNVEDNPGEAEISGAARMLQQLDEAGSATAA; this is encoded by the coding sequence ATGACCATCGCGATCGGCGATAAACTGCCGGAAATGACGCTCAAGACCGTCGACGCCGACGGCCCCGCCAATGTCGAGACGCCCGACATCTTCGGCGGCAAGACGGTCGTGCTTTTTGCCGTGCCCGGAGCGTTCACGCCGACCTGCACGCTCAACCATCTGCCCGGCTATCTCGACAATCGCGACGAAATCCTCTCCAAGGGTGTCGACGCAATCGCGGTCGTCTCCGTGAACGACCCCTTCGTCATGAAGGCATGGGCCGAGCAGTCGGGCGGGATGGACAAGATCGGCTTTCTGGCCGACTGGGACGGCGCGTTCACCAGAGCGATCGGCATGGATGCCGACCTGTCGGCGGCTGGCCTGGGCGTGCGCACGAAGCGCTATTCGATGCTGGTCGAGGACGGTGTCGTCAAATCCCTCAATGTCGAGGACAATCCGGGCGAAGCCGAGATCTCCGGTGCCGCGCGGATGCTGCAGCAACTCGACGAAGCGGGTTCGGCGACGGCGGCATAG
- a CDS encoding M16 family metallopeptidase codes for MAVQTTVLKNGITVATQRFDNVESVSLGAWFKAGTRNELDHEHGIAHMLEHMAFKGTANRNARELAEAVENVGGDINAATSVETTSFFVRVLKQDIALAVDVLADILQNSRFDADELEREKHVVLQELGAVVDTPDDVVFDHFAETAFRHQPVGRSILGTRQTICEFTSDMIRAYVEREYCGERMVFAATGAVDHDEIVKLVEARFSTMKTSAKGGDLRLAHYVGGDYREHRPLQDTQVVLGFEGRAYHVRDYYCSQVLAMLLGGAMSSRLFQEVREKHGLCYSIYAFHWGFSDTGIFGVHAATEPGDLPQLMDLVLGELSRAAYDIEQSELDRARAQFRASLLMSGESAPSRAGQIARQILLFGRPIPNEELLLRLDNLTVGRLRDLAGRIFVESPPTVSAVGPVDSLMEIDDIRARLVAHAPNQGPMHHRRAAVG; via the coding sequence ATGGCAGTTCAGACCACCGTCTTGAAGAACGGAATAACCGTAGCGACCCAACGCTTCGACAATGTCGAGAGCGTCTCGCTGGGAGCCTGGTTCAAGGCCGGAACGCGCAACGAACTCGATCACGAGCACGGCATCGCCCACATGCTCGAGCACATGGCCTTCAAGGGCACCGCCAATCGCAATGCGCGCGAACTGGCCGAGGCGGTGGAGAATGTCGGCGGCGACATCAATGCGGCGACGAGCGTCGAGACCACCTCCTTCTTCGTCCGCGTGCTCAAGCAGGACATCGCGCTGGCCGTCGACGTCCTGGCGGACATCCTTCAGAATTCGCGTTTCGATGCCGACGAGTTGGAGCGCGAGAAGCACGTCGTGCTCCAGGAACTGGGCGCGGTCGTCGATACGCCCGACGACGTGGTGTTCGACCATTTCGCCGAGACCGCGTTCCGGCACCAGCCGGTCGGCCGGTCGATCCTGGGCACGCGTCAGACGATCTGCGAGTTCACCTCGGACATGATCCGCGCCTATGTCGAGCGCGAATATTGCGGCGAGCGGATGGTGTTCGCGGCGACCGGCGCGGTCGACCATGACGAGATCGTCAAGCTGGTCGAAGCGCGCTTTTCGACGATGAAGACCTCGGCGAAGGGCGGCGATCTGCGGCTTGCCCACTATGTCGGCGGTGATTATCGCGAGCATCGCCCGCTGCAGGACACGCAGGTCGTTCTCGGCTTCGAGGGCCGCGCCTATCACGTGCGCGACTATTATTGCAGCCAGGTGCTGGCGATGCTGCTTGGCGGCGCCATGTCCTCGCGCCTGTTCCAGGAAGTGCGCGAAAAGCACGGGCTGTGCTATTCGATCTATGCCTTTCACTGGGGCTTTTCTGACACCGGCATCTTCGGCGTGCACGCGGCCACCGAGCCGGGCGATCTGCCGCAGCTGATGGACTTGGTGCTGGGCGAACTGTCGCGGGCCGCCTACGACATCGAGCAGAGCGAACTCGACCGCGCCCGGGCCCAGTTCCGCGCCAGCCTTCTGATGTCCGGGGAGAGCGCGCCCAGCCGCGCCGGCCAGATCGCGCGGCAGATCCTGCTGTTCGGCCGGCCGATCCCGAACGAGGAGCTGCTGCTGCGGCTCGACAATCTGACCGTCGGGCGATTGCGCGACCTCGCCGGGCGCATCTTCGTGGAGTCGCCGCCGACCGTCTCGGCGGTCGGCCCGGTCGACAGCCTCATGGAAATCGACGACATCCGGGCGCGGCTGGTCGCCCATGCGCCCAATCAGGGACCGATGCATCATCGCCGTGCCGCCGTTGGCTGA
- a CDS encoding site-specific DNA-methyltransferase, with translation MSRVHLTQSAAPAAGRSSPPALALDTIVRGDCVAAMDRLPEKSVDMIFADPPYNLQLDGTLHRPDQSRVDACDDHWDQFASFEAYDAFTRAWLLAARRVLKPTGTIWVIGSYHNIFRVGASLQDLGYWILNDVIWRKTNPMPNFRGRRFQNAHETLIWASRDQKAKSYTFNYESLKAANDDVQMRSDWLFPICNGGERLKDGAGEKVHPTQKPEALLARVLMAASRPGDVVLDPFFGTGTTGAVAKRLGRHFIGIEREQAYIDAAEARIAAVEPLDGASLTLVTGKRALPRVAFVSLIEAGLLAPGMTLTDSRRRWTATVQADGSLMTDGEQGSIHKMGARVQGLDACNGWTFWHFEEAGTLKPIDALRQKVRDGMAAAG, from the coding sequence ATGTCTCGCGTACACCTGACCCAATCGGCCGCGCCGGCGGCCGGCCGGTCCAGCCCGCCCGCCCTTGCCCTCGACACGATCGTCAGGGGCGACTGCGTCGCCGCCATGGACCGGCTTCCCGAGAAGTCGGTGGACATGATCTTCGCCGACCCGCCCTACAATCTTCAACTCGACGGCACGCTTCACCGGCCCGACCAGTCCAGGGTCGATGCCTGCGACGACCATTGGGACCAGTTCGCCTCGTTCGAGGCCTATGACGCCTTCACACGCGCCTGGCTGCTGGCCGCGCGACGCGTGCTCAAGCCGACCGGCACGATCTGGGTCATCGGCTCCTATCACAACATCTTCCGCGTCGGCGCCTCGCTGCAGGATCTGGGCTACTGGATCCTCAACGACGTCATCTGGCGCAAGACCAACCCGATGCCGAACTTTCGCGGTCGCCGGTTCCAGAACGCGCACGAAACGCTGATCTGGGCGTCCCGCGACCAGAAGGCGAAGAGCTACACGTTCAACTACGAATCGCTGAAGGCGGCCAACGACGATGTCCAGATGCGCTCGGACTGGCTGTTTCCGATCTGCAACGGCGGCGAGCGTCTGAAGGACGGCGCGGGCGAGAAGGTCCATCCCACGCAGAAGCCCGAAGCGCTGCTCGCACGCGTGCTGATGGCCGCCTCCAGGCCCGGCGATGTCGTGCTCGATCCGTTCTTCGGCACCGGCACCACCGGCGCTGTCGCCAAGCGTCTCGGCAGGCACTTCATCGGCATCGAGCGCGAGCAGGCCTATATCGACGCCGCCGAGGCGCGGATCGCGGCGGTCGAACCGCTCGACGGCGCCAGCCTGACGCTGGTCACCGGCAAGCGCGCCCTGCCGCGCGTCGCTTTCGTTTCGCTGATCGAGGCCGGCTTGCTCGCGCCGGGTATGACGCTGACCGACTCAAGGCGTCGCTGGACGGCGACCGTGCAGGCCGACGGGTCGCTCATGACCGACGGCGAGCAGGGCTCGATCCACAAGATGGGCGCGCGCGTGCAGGGGCTCGACGCCTGCAACGGCTGGACCTTCTGGCATTTCGAGGAGGCCGGAACGCTCAAGCCCATCGATGCGTTACGACAAAAGGTCCGCGACGGCATGGCCGCCGCGGGCTGA
- a CDS encoding protein-disulfide reductase DsbD domain-containing protein, translated as MTRCTTLLGALVALPFMAAVAGQALAQSTDWFDTVGGDVRLVVAPPQRGDADLRGVIEVRLEPGWKTYWRDPGSSGIPPQMNVAGSAGLADPIIHYPAPVWIENPYGDFAGYDRPVALPFTLKRTANGRARLVASVFMGICEDICIPVQADFRLDVDYASGSTLDAMRVETAHAALPPDASDALEVTVEPDPPAGHALVTVSHPVGSPPSLFVHAPDGTQFKPPRVVERAKGRTRFALEPVKSGMAARTVDAIVTVSAGDHTRERTHALHIAGRGG; from the coding sequence ATGACCCGCTGCACCACGCTTCTCGGCGCCCTTGTCGCGCTGCCCTTCATGGCGGCAGTCGCTGGCCAGGCCCTCGCCCAGTCGACCGACTGGTTCGACACGGTCGGCGGCGACGTTCGGCTCGTTGTCGCCCCGCCGCAAAGGGGTGATGCCGACCTGCGCGGGGTGATCGAGGTGCGGCTGGAGCCCGGCTGGAAGACATACTGGCGCGATCCGGGATCGTCCGGCATTCCGCCGCAGATGAACGTTGCGGGCAGCGCGGGCCTGGCCGATCCGATCATCCATTACCCCGCCCCGGTGTGGATCGAGAACCCCTACGGCGATTTCGCCGGCTATGACCGGCCGGTCGCCCTGCCCTTCACGCTCAAGCGCACGGCCAACGGCAGGGCGAGGCTGGTGGCAAGCGTCTTCATGGGCATCTGCGAGGACATCTGCATCCCGGTGCAGGCCGACTTCAGGCTCGATGTCGACTACGCCAGTGGCTCCACGCTCGATGCCATGCGCGTCGAAACGGCCCATGCGGCGCTGCCGCCCGATGCTTCGGACGCGCTCGAGGTCACGGTCGAGCCCGACCCGCCGGCCGGGCATGCGCTGGTCACCGTTTCCCACCCCGTCGGCTCGCCGCCGTCGCTGTTCGTGCACGCACCGGACGGCACGCAGTTCAAGCCGCCGCGCGTCGTCGAACGTGCCAAAGGCCGGACGCGCTTCGCGCTCGAACCAGTCAAGTCCGGTATGGCCGCGCGCACGGTCGACGCGATCGTCACGGTCAGCGCGGGCGATCATACCCGCGAGCGGACGCACGCGCTCCACATCGCCGGACGGGGAGGCTAG
- the thrC gene encoding threonine synthase, translated as MKFVSTRGLAPELGFRDVILAGLANDGGLYLPEQWPHLSHEQIAALRGASFAEVAVAVMWPFVEGEIDRAVFEAIVAEAYGTFRHKAVCPLVQTGPNEFVLELFHGPTLAFKDVAMQLVSRLMDHVLAERDERATIVGATSGDTGGAAIDAFAGRERTDIFILFPLGRVSPVQQRQMTGSAASNVHALAIEGNFDDCQALVKSMFGHGAFRDRVRLSGVNSINWARIMAQIVYYFTSAIALGAPDRPVSFTVPTGNFGDIFAGYAAKRMGLPIDRLVIATNDNDILARTLAGGAYEMREVVPTTSPSMDIQISSNFERLLFEASGREAAYVRGAMDNLKQSHRFDLGTAVHRAIAADFEAGRADTEEAARMMAHLVSASGYRADPHTAVAIHVARQRAETAVPMVVLATAHPAKFPDAVEQATGERPALPEWLGDLMEREEHFATLPSDLKMVETHISARTRAAGGNERAG; from the coding sequence TTGAAGTTCGTTTCCACACGCGGTCTGGCGCCGGAACTGGGGTTCCGCGACGTGATCCTCGCCGGCCTCGCCAATGATGGCGGGCTCTATCTTCCTGAACAATGGCCGCACCTGTCGCACGAGCAGATCGCCGCACTGCGCGGCGCCTCCTTCGCCGAGGTCGCCGTGGCGGTGATGTGGCCGTTCGTCGAAGGCGAAATCGACCGGGCGGTCTTCGAGGCGATCGTCGCCGAAGCGTATGGCACGTTCCGGCACAAGGCCGTCTGCCCGCTGGTGCAGACCGGACCGAACGAGTTCGTGCTGGAGCTGTTTCACGGGCCGACGCTGGCCTTCAAGGACGTGGCGATGCAGCTCGTCAGCCGCCTGATGGACCATGTGCTCGCCGAACGCGACGAGCGCGCGACCATCGTCGGCGCGACATCGGGCGACACGGGCGGGGCGGCGATCGATGCCTTTGCCGGTCGCGAGCGCACCGACATCTTCATCCTGTTTCCGCTGGGGCGCGTGTCGCCCGTGCAGCAAAGGCAGATGACCGGCTCGGCCGCATCGAACGTTCATGCGCTGGCGATCGAAGGCAATTTCGACGACTGCCAGGCGCTGGTCAAATCCATGTTCGGCCATGGCGCGTTTCGCGACAGGGTACGCCTTTCGGGCGTCAACTCGATCAACTGGGCCCGCATCATGGCCCAGATCGTCTACTACTTCACCTCGGCGATTGCGCTCGGCGCGCCGGACCGGCCGGTGTCGTTCACCGTTCCGACCGGCAATTTCGGCGACATCTTCGCCGGCTATGCGGCCAAGCGTATGGGGCTGCCGATCGACCGGCTGGTCATCGCCACCAACGACAACGACATCCTGGCGCGGACGCTTGCGGGCGGCGCCTACGAGATGCGCGAGGTCGTGCCGACCACCTCCCCGTCGATGGACATCCAGATCTCGTCGAACTTCGAACGGCTCCTGTTCGAAGCGTCGGGGCGCGAGGCGGCCTATGTGCGCGGCGCGATGGACAATCTCAAGCAGTCGCACCGCTTCGATCTCGGCACGGCCGTGCACCGGGCGATCGCGGCGGATTTCGAGGCCGGGCGCGCCGATACCGAGGAAGCGGCGCGGATGATGGCACATCTTGTATCGGCGTCGGGCTATCGCGCCGACCCGCACACGGCGGTCGCGATCCATGTCGCGCGCCAGCGGGCCGAGACCGCCGTTCCGATGGTGGTTCTGGCGACGGCGCATCCGGCCAAGTTCCCCGACGCGGTCGAGCAGGCCACGGGCGAGCGGCCCGCCCTGCCCGAATGGCTCGGCGACCTGATGGAGCGCGAGGAGCACTTCGCGACCCTTCCATCTGACCTGAAAATGGTGGAAACTCATATATCGGCCCGGACACGGGCCGCAGGAGGAAACGAAAGGGCCGGTTGA
- the rnhA gene encoding ribonuclease HI encodes MAEAKRITIHTDGACSGNPGPGGWGAILEWNGTRKELSGGEAKTTNNRMELTAAIRALEALKGGPHTVELYTDSNYVKDGISGWIHGWKKNGWKTASRKPVKNAELWQALDAATRRHDVRWHWLKGHAGHEQNERADELAREAMKPFKAPKAEKEEATRDD; translated from the coding sequence ATGGCCGAGGCCAAGCGCATCACCATTCACACCGATGGCGCCTGTTCGGGAAATCCGGGTCCCGGCGGGTGGGGGGCGATCCTGGAATGGAACGGCACCCGCAAGGAGCTTTCGGGCGGCGAGGCGAAGACGACCAACAATCGCATGGAACTGACCGCCGCGATCCGGGCCCTGGAAGCGCTCAAGGGCGGCCCGCACACCGTCGAACTCTACACCGACTCCAACTACGTCAAGGACGGCATTTCGGGCTGGATCCACGGCTGGAAGAAGAACGGCTGGAAGACGGCCTCCAGGAAGCCGGTCAAGAACGCCGAACTGTGGCAGGCGCTCGATGCGGCGACGCGGCGCCATGATGTGCGCTGGCACTGGCTGAAGGGCCATGCCGGCCATGAACAGAACGAGCGCGCCGACGAACTCGCCCGCGAGGCGATGAAGCCGTTCAAGGCGCCAAAAGCCGAAAAAGAGGAAGCCACACGCGATGACTGA